One region of uncultured Methanolobus sp. genomic DNA includes:
- a CDS encoding oligosaccharide flippase family protein, whose translation MSISSMLKKIHRILFSNYIAKAFSLYSASQAINALINFAILALYTNYLSPDDFGKLSLIWIFVVVMSIIIDGRLNTSFSIRYYKSTKEENTTNIYTIFLYNLLIFIIVYASFLSFPSSFETIMGFQVQSNELSIVFLLIIFMVYGKFYTNYLMIAKEPKKYFVTILFFNLILITTSIIYLEILQSGYISYLKSYLISYLIIAVIGFIFFFKEYTPKRSELFSYDKLKKLLYIGLPLIPDAILLMLLIWADRYIINVYQGLAIVGIYSVGYRFSEAINAFIISPFGQALSPHLFEQFSRSKEEYKKTMSLILKYYWMVIIGIIIAYFVVLKEVYQLIIEVEYMEGYNVIGIILLGITIGGAANLLGATMVVAEKTKRVFLFTSITVILNIGLNLILVPEYGMYGAAAATLLSYILQLALIYTYTQKILYVQYDRIFMIKTTILSLLFLLSVVSISYMKISVALSLGLKGSLFVLFLFTLYNIKEVNDLCKRF comes from the coding sequence ATGTCAATTAGTTCAATGCTTAAGAAAATACACAGGATCCTGTTTTCTAACTATATTGCAAAGGCTTTTAGTCTTTATTCTGCTTCCCAGGCAATAAACGCACTGATCAACTTTGCAATCCTTGCCCTTTACACTAACTATTTATCTCCTGATGATTTTGGAAAACTGTCCCTCATATGGATATTTGTAGTAGTCATGTCTATAATAATAGATGGAAGACTTAATACCTCATTTTCTATCAGGTATTATAAATCAACAAAAGAAGAGAATACCACAAATATTTACACAATTTTCCTTTATAACTTACTCATTTTTATCATAGTATATGCTTCTTTTCTGTCCTTCCCATCTTCATTTGAAACAATAATGGGATTCCAGGTTCAAAGTAACGAACTATCAATTGTCTTTTTGCTTATTATTTTCATGGTTTATGGAAAATTCTATACGAACTATTTAATGATAGCAAAAGAACCAAAAAAATACTTTGTCACCATATTATTTTTCAACCTTATTCTCATAACCACCAGTATCATCTATTTGGAGATACTACAATCAGGATACATTTCATATCTTAAATCCTATTTAATCTCCTATCTTATCATAGCAGTTATCGGCTTCATATTCTTCTTCAAAGAGTACACACCCAAAAGATCAGAACTCTTTTCATATGACAAGCTTAAGAAATTGTTATACATCGGACTACCCTTAATTCCGGATGCAATATTATTAATGCTCTTGATATGGGCCGACAGGTACATAATTAACGTGTATCAGGGTCTGGCTATTGTTGGTATATATAGCGTAGGATACCGGTTTTCAGAAGCAATCAACGCCTTCATAATAAGCCCCTTCGGGCAGGCACTGTCGCCCCACTTATTTGAACAGTTTTCAAGGTCAAAGGAAGAATACAAAAAAACGATGAGTCTGATATTAAAATATTATTGGATGGTCATAATTGGAATAATAATCGCTTATTTTGTAGTTTTAAAAGAAGTGTACCAGCTTATTATCGAAGTTGAATATATGGAAGGATACAACGTAATCGGAATTATCCTGCTTGGAATAACCATTGGAGGAGCTGCAAATTTACTGGGAGCAACAATGGTTGTAGCAGAAAAGACAAAAAGAGTGTTCCTTTTCACATCAATAACCGTTATTCTGAATATAGGACTTAACCTGATACTTGTCCCGGAGTATGGGATGTATGGTGCTGCTGCTGCAACGCTTTTAAGTTATATTTTGCAACTTGCTTTAATCTATACATACACCCAGAAAATATTATATGTACAATATGACCGCATATTTATGATTAAAACTACAATACTATCTTTATTGTTCCTGCTTTCTGTGGTATCCATCTCTTATATGAAAATAAGCGTAGCACTTAGTCTTGGACTAAAAGGATCACTATTTGTGCTGTTCCTGTTTACATTATATAATATAAAAGAAGTTAATGATCTTTGCAAGAGGTTTTAA
- a CDS encoding glycosyltransferase: MSADIKRNPKVSVCIPTYNAARTISYTLKSVIEQTYTNLEILIVDNDSSDNTLSVVNEFRDPRINVYRNEKNLGGEGNFTRCIGLASGEYTAIFHADDIYTPEMICKQVEAFQKNDNVLAVSTMAKHINEKNEFIGKSDIPARLKKKEIYNFDDIFASVLQHGNFLICPSFMVRTDVYKELAPFNGTDFRTSADLDMWFRILKRGPIMILKDYLMNYRIDENHFTHHYEYLRTEPRNFFRVVDHHLMLVNKHTNKISQKEVDKYQLLKSCDEIVCSINLLIKNKQSKAKRMLKQSSRRNAFYAAARNPLKPKYMFFLISGKCLMILIKYGLWNRWFSRFLNELRYRIASDLFY; encoded by the coding sequence TTGTCAGCTGATATTAAAAGGAATCCGAAGGTTTCTGTTTGCATTCCTACATACAATGCAGCGAGAACCATTTCATATACACTTAAATCTGTCATTGAACAAACATATACAAATCTGGAGATTCTTATTGTTGACAACGATTCTTCCGATAACACTCTATCCGTAGTTAATGAATTCAGAGATCCACGAATAAATGTATACAGAAATGAGAAAAACCTTGGAGGAGAAGGCAACTTTACACGATGCATTGGGCTTGCAAGCGGTGAGTATACTGCAATATTCCACGCTGACGACATATATACTCCGGAAATGATCTGCAAACAGGTGGAAGCTTTCCAGAAGAATGACAATGTTCTCGCTGTCTCTACTATGGCTAAACACATCAACGAAAAAAATGAATTCATAGGGAAATCCGATATCCCTGCAAGGTTAAAAAAAAAAGAGATATACAATTTTGATGATATATTCGCTTCCGTACTTCAACACGGAAATTTCCTTATATGTCCAAGTTTTATGGTCAGAACAGATGTCTACAAAGAATTAGCTCCTTTTAATGGAACAGATTTTCGTACGTCTGCAGATCTGGACATGTGGTTCAGGATCTTGAAAAGGGGACCAATAATGATTCTAAAGGACTATCTTATGAACTACAGGATAGATGAAAACCATTTTACTCACCACTACGAATACCTCAGGACTGAGCCCCGGAATTTCTTTAGAGTTGTAGACCATCATTTAATGTTAGTGAATAAGCATACCAACAAAATATCTCAGAAAGAAGTTGACAAGTACCAGTTGCTTAAGAGTTGCGATGAGATTGTATGCAGTATTAATCTATTGATCAAAAATAAACAATCAAAAGCCAAGAGAATGCTAAAGCAATCTTCTCGCAGGAATGCTTTTTATGCTGCCGCCAGAAATCCACTAAAACCAAAATACATGTTTTTCCTGATATCCGGGAAATGTCTCATGATTTTAATAAAATATGGATTATGGAACCGATGGTTTTCCAGATTTCTGAATGAACTGCGATATAGAATTGCTTCTGATTTATTTTACTAG